One stretch of Plutella xylostella chromosome 15, ilPluXylo3.1, whole genome shotgun sequence DNA includes these proteins:
- the LOC105388558 gene encoding neuronal membrane glycoprotein M6-b, which translates to MGDGCQACLTRIPHATLIATIMCCLGVGVFCGTMYRGSTLSILMFDEVFHFRLIWIEALQMIFIVGSACMAALGFMLLCLGCLTTGATRQKVYRAWRARVGGRISCAIFMIITYVLTILWVLLMGFLVITTFLFTIFWKLCSKPRNVDHSTCIDFTQFDFMFPSNVKQEDLRICGEHRVKLFCKDYVEKAEVMFILAMVSCILVILSLVHYLMCLSANYAHIRDHEKFQELQELQYLTNPDLHASKDRF; encoded by the coding sequence ATGGGAGACGGTTGTCAAGCTTGCCTTACGAGGATTCCTCATGCAACCCTCATCGCCACAATTATGTGCTGCTTGGGCGTGGGGGTGTTCTGTGGCACCATGTACCGAGGCTCCACTCTATCAATTCTTATGTTTGATGAAGTGTTCCACTTTCGTCTGATATGGATCGAAGCGCTGCAAATGATATTTATAGTTGGAAGCGCTTGTATGGCGGCACTCGGGTTTATGTTGCTTTGTTTGGGCTGCCTCACAACAGGTGCCACCAGACAGAAAGTGTACCGAGCGTGGAGGGCGCGCGTCGGCGGCCGGATCTCCTGCGCCATCTTCATGATCATCACCTACGTGCTCACCATACTGTGGGTGTTGCTCATGGGCTTCTTAGTTATTACCACTTTCCTATTCACTATATTTTGGAAACTCTGCTCAAAGCCAAGAAATGTAGACCATTCCACTTGTATTGATTTCACACAATTTGACTTCATGTTCCCGTCCAATGTGAAGCAAGAAGACCTTAGGATATGTGGAGAACACAGAGTGAAACTGTTCTGTAAGGATTATGTGGAGAAAGCCGAGGTGATGTTCATATTGGCCATGGTATCTTGCATACTTGTAATTCTAAGTTTAGTTCATTACCTAATGTGCCTATCAGCTAATTATGCACACATTAGAGATCATGAGAAGTTCCAAGAACTGCAGGAGTTGCAGTACCTGACCAACCCGGACCTGCATGCGTCCAAGGACCGCTTCTAG